The proteins below come from a single Streptococcus canis genomic window:
- the ccrZ gene encoding cell cycle regulator CcrZ, with protein MTTTEQDLALTPLRGKSGKAYKGTYPNGECVFIKLNTTPILPALAKEQIAPQLLWAKRMGNGDMMSAQEWLEGRTLTKEDMNSKQIVHILLRLHKSKKLVNQLLQLNYKIENPYDLLVDFEQNAPLQIQQNSYLQAIVKELKRSLPEFRSEVATIVHGDIKHSNWVITTSGMIFLVDWDSVRLTDRMYDVAYLLSHYIPRSRWAEWLSYYGYKNNDKVMQKIIWYGQFSYLTQILKCFDKRDMEHVNQEIYALRKFREMFRKK; from the coding sequence GTGACAACGACAGAACAAGATCTTGCATTGACTCCCTTACGTGGGAAGAGCGGCAAAGCTTATAAAGGCACTTATCCAAATGGAGAATGTGTTTTCATTAAATTAAATACAACACCTATCCTACCTGCCTTAGCCAAAGAACAGATTGCACCTCAATTACTTTGGGCCAAACGTATGGGCAATGGTGATATGATGAGTGCGCAAGAATGGCTGGAAGGTCGCACCTTGACCAAGGAAGATATGAACAGCAAACAGATTGTTCATATTTTGTTGCGCCTTCACAAATCTAAAAAATTGGTCAACCAATTACTTCAGCTCAACTATAAGATTGAAAATCCTTATGATTTATTGGTTGATTTTGAACAAAATGCGCCCTTGCAAATCCAGCAAAATTCTTATTTGCAAGCTATTGTTAAAGAACTTAAGCGTAGTTTGCCAGAGTTTCGCTCAGAAGTGGCCACTATTGTTCACGGAGATATTAAGCATAGCAACTGGGTAATTACCACTAGTGGCATGATTTTTTTGGTGGACTGGGATTCTGTTCGTCTGACTGATCGGATGTATGATGTTGCCTACCTGTTGAGTCATTATATTCCACGATCTCGTTGGGCAGAATGGCTATCTTACTATGGCTATAAAAATAATGACAAGGTCATGCAAAAAATCATTTGGTACGGTCAGTTCTCTTACTTGACTCAGATCCTCAAATGTTTTGACAAGCGTGACATGGAGCATGTCAATCAGGAGATTTATGCCCTGCGAAAATTTAGAGAAATGTTTAGAAAGAAATAA
- the trmB gene encoding tRNA (guanosine(46)-N7)-methyltransferase TrmB, whose amino-acid sequence MRVRKRKGAEEHLANNPHYVILNPEDAKGHWHDVFGNDHPIHIEVGSGKGGFITGMALKNPDINYIGIDIQLSVLSHALDKVLASEAPNVKLLRVDGSSLTNYFEDGEVDMVYLNFSDPWPKTKHEKRRLTYKDFLDTYKRILPEHGEIHFKTDNRGLFEYSLASFSQYGMTLKQVWLDLHASDFTGNVMTEYEEKFSSKGQVIYRVEAKF is encoded by the coding sequence ATGCGAGTTAGAAAACGAAAAGGTGCTGAAGAGCACTTGGCTAATAACCCACACTATGTGATTTTAAATCCAGAAGATGCTAAAGGACATTGGCATGACGTCTTTGGCAATGACCATCCTATCCATATTGAAGTTGGGTCAGGAAAGGGCGGTTTCATTACAGGAATGGCCTTGAAAAATCCTGATATTAACTACATTGGTATCGATATTCAGTTATCTGTTCTAAGCCATGCCTTGGATAAGGTATTAGCCTCAGAAGCACCCAACGTCAAACTGTTACGGGTTGATGGGTCAAGTTTGACCAATTATTTTGAAGATGGTGAAGTGGACATGGTGTACCTGAACTTTTCAGATCCGTGGCCAAAAACCAAGCATGAAAAACGTCGTTTGACCTACAAGGATTTCTTAGACACTTACAAACGTATCTTACCAGAACATGGTGAAATTCACTTTAAAACAGATAACCGTGGCTTGTTTGAGTACAGTTTAGCTAGTTTTTCTCAATATGGCATGACCTTGAAACAGGTTTGGCTTGACTTGCACGCCAGTGATTTTACAGGCAATGTGATGACCGAATATGAAGAAAAGTTTTCGAGCAAGGGACAAGTGATTTACCGTGTTGAAGCAAAATTTTAG
- the rimP gene encoding ribosome maturation factor RimP, which yields MNIANTSIIDIVTKTVAPEIKAPYELVDVEYDKMGSDYVLSILVDKEGGITVEDTADLTDIISPLLDSISPDPFPEQYMLEVSSPGLERPLKTAESLKAAVGSYVNVSLYKAIDKVKIFQGDLLAFDGETLTIDYLDKTRHKTVEIPYQAVAKARLAVKL from the coding sequence ATCAACATAGCAAACACATCTATTATTGATATCGTGACCAAGACGGTAGCGCCTGAAATTAAGGCACCCTATGAATTAGTAGACGTTGAGTATGACAAAATGGGAAGCGACTATGTTCTTAGCATTTTGGTTGATAAAGAAGGTGGCATCACCGTAGAAGATACTGCTGACTTAACAGACATTATTAGTCCCCTGTTAGATAGCATTAGTCCAGATCCTTTCCCTGAACAATACATGTTAGAAGTATCTAGTCCAGGCTTGGAACGTCCTTTGAAAACTGCGGAGAGCTTAAAAGCTGCAGTAGGTTCCTATGTTAATGTGAGCTTGTACAAAGCCATTGATAAGGTTAAAATCTTCCAAGGAGACCTACTTGCTTTTGATGGTGAAACGTTGACTATTGATTACCTTGATAAGACCCGCCATAAAACGGTGGAAATTCCTTATCAAGCGGTAGCTAAGGCTCGTTTGGCTGTCAAGTTATAA
- the nusA gene encoding transcription termination factor NusA — protein sequence MSKEMLEAFRILEEEKHIDKADIIEAVTESLKSAYKRRYGQAESCVIEFNEKTADFQVFTVREVVEEVFDSRLEISLKDALAISSAYELGDKIRFEESVNEFGRVAAQSAKQTIMEKMRRQMREVMFNEYKEHEGEIMTGTVERFDQRFIYVNLGSLEAQLSHQDQIPGETFKSHDRIEVYVYKVENNPRGVNVFVSRSHPEFIKRIMEQEIPEVFDGTVEIMSVSREAGDRTKVAVRSHNPNVDAIGTIVGRGGSNIKKVISKFHPKRVDAKTGLEIPVEENIDVIQWVDDPAEFIYNAIAPAEVDMVLFDDDDLKRATVVVPDSKLSLAIGRRGQNVRLAAHLTGYRIDIKSASEYDRLEAEKAATTAMEEPVADDMIADEEE from the coding sequence ATGAGCAAAGAGATGCTAGAAGCCTTCCGTATTTTGGAAGAAGAAAAACACATTGATAAGGCAGACATTATTGAAGCGGTCACAGAGTCACTTAAGTCAGCTTACAAACGTCGCTATGGTCAGGCAGAATCATGTGTTATTGAATTTAATGAAAAAACTGCTGATTTTCAAGTATTCACTGTTCGTGAAGTTGTTGAAGAAGTTTTTGACAGCCGTCTTGAGATTAGTTTGAAAGACGCTCTTGCTATCAGTTCTGCCTATGAATTAGGAGATAAGATTCGCTTTGAAGAATCTGTCAATGAATTCGGACGTGTTGCAGCTCAATCAGCTAAACAGACCATTATGGAAAAGATGCGCCGTCAAATGCGTGAAGTGATGTTCAATGAATATAAAGAGCATGAAGGTGAAATCATGACAGGAACTGTGGAACGTTTTGACCAACGTTTCATCTATGTTAACTTAGGTTCGCTTGAAGCACAGCTATCACACCAAGACCAAATTCCAGGGGAAACTTTCAAATCACATGACCGTATCGAGGTTTACGTTTACAAGGTTGAAAATAATCCTCGAGGGGTTAACGTTTTTGTTAGCCGTAGTCATCCAGAATTCATCAAACGTATTATGGAGCAGGAAATTCCTGAAGTTTTCGATGGTACTGTTGAAATCATGAGTGTCTCTCGTGAAGCAGGTGACCGCACCAAGGTTGCTGTTCGCAGTCATAATCCTAATGTAGATGCTATCGGAACAATTGTTGGCCGTGGTGGTAGCAATATCAAAAAAGTTATCAGCAAGTTCCATCCAAAACGTGTGGATGCTAAAACAGGACTTGAAATTCCAGTCGAAGAAAACATTGATGTGATTCAATGGGTAGATGATCCAGCAGAGTTTATTTACAATGCCATTGCTCCAGCTGAAGTGGATATGGTTCTCTTTGATGATGATGACCTTAAACGTGCAACTGTTGTTGTCCCAGATAGTAAATTGTCACTAGCCATTGGTCGTCGTGGGCAAAACGTTCGCTTAGCGGCTCACTTGACAGGCTACCGTATTGATATCAAATCAGCTAGCGAATATGATCGTCTTGAGGCGGAAAAAGCAGCAACAACAGCTATGGAAGAGCCAGTTGCTGACGATATGATCGCTGATGAGGAAGAATAA
- the rnpM gene encoding RNase P modulator RnpM, translating into MPKVKKIPLRKSLVSGEIIDKRDLLRIVKTKDGQVFIDPTGKQNGRGAYIKLDNQEALLAKKKQVFNRSFSMDIPESFYDDLIAYVDHKVKRRELGLD; encoded by the coding sequence ATGCCTAAAGTCAAAAAAATACCTTTACGAAAATCGCTTGTTTCAGGTGAAATCATTGATAAACGAGATCTTCTTAGGATTGTAAAAACTAAAGACGGTCAGGTTTTCATTGACCCAACTGGTAAACAAAATGGTCGTGGTGCCTATATCAAATTAGACAATCAAGAGGCCTTGCTGGCCAAGAAAAAACAAGTTTTCAATCGTAGTTTCTCAATGGATATTCCAGAAAGTTTTTACGATGACTTGATTGCTTATGTTGATCACAAAGTCAAAAGAAGAGAGTTAGGTCTTGACTAA
- a CDS encoding YlxQ-related RNA-binding protein, protein MTNLERLSHLIGLAQRAGKVISGEGLVVKAIQSQQVALVFLANDAGPNVTKKVTDKSNYYNVEVSTVFNALELSAALGKPRKVVAIADAGFSKKMRTLME, encoded by the coding sequence TTGACTAATTTAGAAAGATTATCTCATCTCATTGGTCTCGCTCAACGAGCTGGAAAAGTGATTTCTGGTGAAGGATTGGTGGTAAAAGCCATTCAAAGTCAGCAAGTGGCACTGGTTTTTCTAGCCAATGATGCTGGCCCCAATGTGACGAAAAAAGTAACAGATAAAAGTAATTATTATAATGTAGAAGTCTCCACAGTGTTTAATGCACTGGAATTAAGTGCTGCACTAGGCAAACCAAGGAAGGTTGTTGCCATTGCGGATGCTGGATTTTCAAAGAAAATGAGGACTCTTATGGAATAG
- the infB gene encoding translation initiation factor IF-2 — translation MSKKRLHEIAKELGKSSKEVVEHAKSLGLDVKSHASSVEEADAKKIVSSFLPAAKPSVKAPQEVVEPKVTNQGTVPVRTVKPKETVQPTKSDVKAVPSEEAAKPAVVKPKSRNFKAEREARAKEQAARRQAGGTNRLENHRGDYRQTHRGNSHQNQRGERSQGQSKERRFDQRPSNGTSRKDNRQQAGNRDRNRSFINGNRQSDRFATKEGQVQPQSSGPRIDFKARAAALKAEQNAEYSRQSESRFREQEEAKRLAQVARQEAKAAALQAQAEETKRREAAAKIAEPVVAPIPTPAASVAVAKPADNRRKKQTRPEKNRDMDHHSEDGQKKNKKSWNSQNQVRNQKNSNWNKNKKTKKGKNAKNTNTAPKPVTERKFHELPKEFEYTEGMTVAEIAKRIKREPAEIVKKLFMMGVMATQNQSLDGDTIELLMVDYGIEAKAKVEVDDADIERFFEDENYLNPENIVERAPVVTIMGHVDHGKTTLLDTLRNSRVATGEAGGITQHIGAYQIEEAGKKITFLDTPGHAAFTSMRARGASVTDITILIVAADDGVMPQTIEAINHSKAAGVPIIVAINKIDKPGANPERVIAELAEYGIISTAWGGDSEFVEISAKFNKNIDELLETVLLVAEVEELKADPTVRAIGTVIEARLDKGKGAIATLLVQQGTLHVQDPIVVGNTFGRVRAMVNDLGRRVKSAEPSTPVSITGLNETPMAGDHFAVYADEKAARAAGEERSKRALLKQRQNTQRVSLDNLFDTLKAGEIKTVNVIIKADVQGSVEALAASLVKIDVEGVRVNVVHSAVGAINESDVTLAEASNAVIIGFNVRPTPQARQQADTDDVEIRLHSIIYKVIEEVEEAMKGKLDPVYQEKILGEAIIRETFKVSKLGTIGGFMVINGKVTRDSSVRVIRDSVVIFDGKLASLKHYKDDVKEVGNAQEGGLMIENFNDLKVDDTIEAYVMEEIVRK, via the coding sequence TTGTCAAAGAAAAGATTACATGAAATTGCCAAGGAACTTGGTAAAAGTAGTAAAGAAGTGGTTGAGCATGCCAAATCTTTGGGATTGGATGTAAAAAGCCATGCCTCAAGTGTCGAAGAAGCAGATGCTAAAAAGATTGTTTCAAGTTTTCTGCCGGCTGCCAAACCTAGTGTAAAAGCTCCTCAAGAGGTTGTAGAGCCTAAGGTAACCAATCAAGGCACAGTGCCTGTTCGAACGGTTAAGCCCAAAGAAACTGTTCAGCCCACAAAAAGCGACGTAAAAGCAGTCCCATCAGAAGAGGCAGCTAAGCCAGCGGTTGTTAAGCCAAAGAGCCGTAATTTTAAAGCTGAACGAGAAGCTCGTGCTAAAGAGCAAGCAGCACGTAGACAGGCAGGCGGGACTAATCGTTTGGAAAATCACCGTGGTGATTACCGCCAGACTCATCGTGGTAATAGTCATCAAAACCAACGAGGTGAGCGGTCGCAAGGTCAATCAAAAGAGAGACGATTTGATCAGAGACCATCAAATGGAACTAGTCGCAAGGACAACCGTCAGCAAGCTGGTAATCGTGACCGCAACCGTTCCTTTATAAATGGGAATCGTCAAAGCGACCGCTTTGCAACTAAAGAAGGTCAAGTACAGCCTCAATCAAGTGGTCCTAGAATTGATTTTAAAGCCCGTGCGGCTGCCTTAAAAGCGGAGCAAAACGCAGAATATTCTCGTCAGAGCGAATCGCGTTTCCGTGAGCAAGAAGAAGCTAAGCGTCTAGCTCAAGTGGCTAGACAAGAAGCGAAAGCAGCAGCTCTTCAAGCACAGGCTGAAGAAACGAAGCGTCGTGAGGCAGCAGCTAAAATAGCTGAGCCAGTGGTAGCTCCTATACCTACCCCAGCAGCCTCAGTAGCTGTTGCGAAACCTGCTGATAACCGCCGTAAAAAGCAAACCCGTCCTGAAAAGAATCGTGACATGGATCATCATTCAGAAGATGGACAAAAGAAAAATAAGAAGAGTTGGAATAGTCAAAACCAAGTGAGAAATCAAAAAAATAGTAACTGGAACAAGAATAAGAAGACCAAAAAAGGCAAAAATGCTAAGAATACCAATACCGCTCCAAAACCAGTGACCGAGCGGAAATTCCATGAATTACCAAAAGAATTTGAATATACTGAAGGTATGACAGTTGCCGAAATCGCAAAACGTATCAAACGTGAGCCAGCCGAAATTGTGAAGAAGTTATTCATGATGGGTGTTATGGCGACTCAAAACCAGTCTTTGGACGGAGATACTATCGAATTGTTGATGGTGGATTACGGTATTGAAGCTAAGGCTAAGGTAGAAGTAGACGATGCTGACATCGAACGCTTCTTTGAGGATGAAAACTACCTCAATCCTGAAAACATTGTAGAACGTGCACCTGTTGTAACCATCATGGGACACGTTGACCATGGTAAGACAACCTTACTTGACACCTTGCGTAACTCACGTGTGGCAACAGGAGAAGCTGGAGGAATCACTCAACATATTGGTGCTTACCAGATTGAAGAAGCTGGCAAGAAAATTACTTTCTTGGATACCCCTGGACACGCGGCCTTTACAAGTATGCGTGCGCGTGGTGCCTCTGTTACAGATATTACCATTTTGATTGTTGCTGCTGATGATGGTGTTATGCCACAAACCATTGAAGCGATCAATCACTCAAAAGCTGCTGGTGTTCCAATCATTGTTGCCATTAACAAGATTGATAAACCAGGTGCTAATCCAGAACGTGTCATTGCGGAATTGGCAGAGTATGGCATTATTTCAACTGCTTGGGGTGGAGATAGTGAATTTGTGGAGATTTCTGCTAAATTCAACAAAAACATCGACGAATTGTTAGAAACTGTTCTTTTGGTAGCTGAAGTGGAAGAGCTTAAAGCTGACCCAACTGTTCGTGCGATTGGTACGGTTATCGAAGCTCGTTTGGATAAAGGTAAAGGTGCTATTGCGACTCTTCTTGTTCAACAAGGGACCCTTCATGTCCAAGATCCAATCGTTGTTGGTAATACCTTTGGTCGTGTCCGTGCTATGGTAAATGACCTTGGGCGTCGTGTTAAATCTGCGGAGCCATCAACACCAGTTTCCATTACTGGTCTGAATGAAACACCAATGGCTGGTGATCATTTTGCCGTTTACGCTGATGAAAAAGCTGCGCGTGCAGCCGGTGAAGAGCGTTCAAAACGTGCCCTCCTCAAACAACGTCAAAATACACAGCGTGTTAGCCTTGATAATCTCTTTGATACCCTTAAAGCAGGAGAAATCAAGACTGTTAATGTCATCATCAAAGCCGATGTTCAAGGTTCTGTTGAGGCCCTTGCAGCGTCTCTTGTGAAGATTGATGTGGAAGGTGTTCGTGTGAATGTCGTTCACTCTGCTGTAGGTGCTATCAACGAATCCGATGTGACCCTTGCTGAGGCATCAAATGCTGTTATTATTGGTTTCAACGTTCGTCCTACCCCACAAGCTCGTCAACAAGCGGATACGGATGATGTGGAAATTCGTCTTCACAGCATTATCTATAAAGTCATCGAAGAAGTGGAAGAAGCCATGAAAGGGAAGCTTGACCCTGTTTACCAAGAAAAAATTCTTGGTGAAGCTATTATTCGTGAAACCTTCAAAGTTTCTAAATTGGGAACAATTGGTGGCTTTATGGTGATCAACGGTAAGGTGACACGTGATTCAAGCGTTCGTGTGATTCGTGATAGTGTCGTTATTTTTGATGGTAAACTTGCCAGTCTTAAACATTACAAAGACGATGTCAAAGAAGTCGGTAATGCTCAAGAAGGTGGCTTGATGATTGAAAACTTTAATGACCTTAAAGTTGATGATACCATCGAAGCTTATGTCATGGAAGAAATTGTGAGAAAATAA